TTCTATAAAGTCCTTCACTTTTTTCTCATACCCTGTGGTAACCTGCACCACATACCATTTCTTTTCGTTTGACGCCATCCTTTTTCCCGTTGCTCAAAAGCTACACCAGTATCAGGCGAATCAGGTTGGAGAACACATAGTCCGCGACCGCAATCACAACAGTAAAAAGAACTGACACCAGAAGCACAATCGCAGTTGACTTCACGGTGCTTTCACGATTAGGCCACGAGATCTTCCAGAACTCGCCCTCAACATCCT
The window above is part of the Candidatus Dadabacteria bacterium genome. Proteins encoded here:
- the secE gene encoding preprotein translocase subunit SecE is translated as MRKAVQYFKDVEGEFWKISWPNRESTVKSTAIVLLVSVLFTVVIAVADYVFSNLIRLILV